A region from the Vicia villosa cultivar HV-30 ecotype Madison, WI linkage group LG3, Vvil1.0, whole genome shotgun sequence genome encodes:
- the LOC131659916 gene encoding uncharacterized protein LOC131659916, translating into MGSFRDYSWHWDLSREIQFATGVALAQLIELDNILFGMEVNEGTVDVLKWFKDPTGIFTVHSGYVALYNSCNHILYVDSKLKAMSRLWDSLVPSKILVFGWRCIKDRIATRDHLSIRGIITDDNNKVCMFCFGQTETMDHLMVRCPFIKMVWSRIFAWLGIERVNSQNMVDHLLRFCDLLADKVRPKKIILIWLAMCRTIWCKRNAIIFKAEAVSVADIVDKVKLISWQWNMMGNKYFASCSFFFWNQHPLEFL; encoded by the coding sequence ATGGGATCTTTTAGAGATTATTCGTGGCACTGGGACTTAAGCCGTGAAATTCAGTTTGCAACGGGAGTGGCGCTAGCACAATTGATTGAATTAGACAACATCCTCTTTGGCATGGAAGTTAATGAAGGCACAGTGGATGTTTTAAAGTGGTTTAAAGATCCGACGGGTATATTCACGGTACACTCGGGTTATGTGGCTTTATATAATAGTTGCAATCATATCTTGTATGTAGATAGTAAATTGAAGGCAATGTCTCGCTTATGGGACTCGTTAGTTCCATCTAAGATTCTTGTATTCGGTTGGCGTTGCATTAAAGATAGGATAGCAACTAGAGATCACTTGAGTATAAGGGGTATTATTACAGATGATAATAACAAGGTGTGTATGTTTTGCTTTGGTCAAACTGAAACCATGGACCATTTAATGGTTCGGTGCCCTTTTATAAAGATGGTTTGGAGTCGAATTTTCGCGTGGCTCGGTATAGAAAGAGTGAATTCACAGAATATGGTGGACCATCTGCTGCGGTTTTGCGATTTATTAGCCGATAAGGTGCGACCCAAGAAGATTATTTTGATATGGTTGGCAATGTGTAGGACAATATGGTGTAAAAGGAATGCAATCATCTTTAAAGCCGAAGCGGTTAGTGTAGCCGACATTGTCGATAAGGTTAAATTGATTTCTTGGCAGTGGAATATGATGGGCAATAAATATTTTGCATCTTGtagttttttcttttggaatcaacATCCTTTAGAATTTTTATGA